The following are from one region of the Nostoc cf. commune SO-36 genome:
- a CDS encoding YbjN domain-containing protein produces MGANLKQIADYLDNLGWDYRFDDEEDRIITGVEADNLEDFLIVVQLDEEGKFFRVFAPQVLSGIQDHPHKGVILQTMLAISWETKMLQWEYDPSDGEIRAIIEFPLEDSILTERQFHRCLSGLIQIVDGVAIPRLKEVMATGLDPGNIELGERLLLSIQEEAPGLLDLLEKAMEARKKRGSFPSE; encoded by the coding sequence ATGGGAGCTAACCTCAAACAGATTGCCGATTATTTAGACAACCTTGGTTGGGACTACCGTTTTGATGATGAAGAAGACCGAATTATAACAGGCGTGGAGGCTGATAACTTAGAAGATTTCCTAATAGTTGTCCAGTTGGATGAAGAGGGAAAATTTTTCCGGGTATTTGCGCCTCAAGTTCTGTCAGGAATTCAAGACCATCCTCACAAGGGAGTTATCCTACAGACAATGCTAGCCATTTCCTGGGAAACCAAAATGTTGCAATGGGAATATGACCCATCCGATGGCGAAATCCGTGCCATCATTGAGTTTCCTCTAGAAGACTCGATTCTCACAGAAAGACAATTTCACCGTTGTCTGAGTGGGTTAATTCAGATTGTGGATGGTGTGGCGATACCTCGCTTAAAAGAAGTTATGGCAACAGGTCTTGATCCGGGGAATATAGAACTTGGGGAAAGACTATTACTCAGTATCCAAGAAGAAGCGCCAGGATTGTTAGATTTGCTAGAAAAGGCAATGGAAGCGCGAAAAAAGCGAGGAAGTTTTCCCAGCGAGTGA
- a CDS encoding DUF3318 domain-containing protein, whose translation MTSYATSSAKAEMSELRRLKGLLPPELQSWVTVEGTTEVNPPLVRCEEIGKDQVEIQIDLVKWDALAMDQRNLLFWHEVARVQNDTIPKDGWEMAALAIGLGGAVGELWVQDGLLLVLALSLCGVSGWRLYQKNSGEKQLRELLNADEKAIALATRFGYSLPNAYKSLGSALKTLIDNTPSKRQRSKYEARLSALKRSANKAKAKSKTTDEGAL comes from the coding sequence ATGACATCCTATGCAACCTCCTCTGCTAAAGCGGAAATGAGTGAACTACGGCGGTTGAAAGGCTTACTACCGCCAGAATTACAGAGCTGGGTCACGGTTGAAGGCACAACTGAAGTCAATCCACCCCTGGTTCGTTGCGAAGAAATTGGTAAAGACCAAGTAGAAATTCAAATTGACTTGGTGAAATGGGATGCCCTCGCAATGGATCAGCGTAATCTGCTGTTCTGGCATGAAGTTGCCCGCGTTCAAAATGACACAATTCCTAAAGATGGTTGGGAAATGGCAGCACTAGCCATCGGTTTAGGTGGTGCTGTCGGCGAATTGTGGGTACAAGATGGATTGCTGCTGGTGTTAGCTTTGTCGCTTTGTGGCGTGTCAGGCTGGCGACTGTACCAAAAGAATAGTGGGGAAAAGCAGCTGAGAGAATTGCTCAATGCTGATGAAAAAGCGATCGCTTTGGCAACTCGTTTTGGTTATAGCCTCCCCAATGCCTACAAGAGCCTTGGCAGCGCCTTAAAAACCCTGATTGACAATACCCCTAGTAAGCGTCAACGGTCGAAATACGAAGCAAGACTCTCTGCCCTCAAGCGCAGTGCAAATAAGGCAAAAGCTAAATCTAAAACTACAGATGAGGGCGCACTCTAG